CGTGACGTGGCGATAGGGCGACAAGACTGGCCACCGGGAGTCCGTGACCCCTGTATTGGGCGGCGGGAGCTTGGCAGACagagcccagcccccaggccgctgcggtctggccctggccagcgAGGGGTGCTCTGGGCAGACACTGTGTTGGAGCCCGCACAGGTGCGCCAGCTGGGGTGCACAGGCTGGCCGGAGGGGCCGTAGGGGCCGGAGGCTTTGGGCCGGATCCCTCCCGGGGGGTGGAGGACTGGGGGTGAGCATTTAAGCGTCTTTTTAGCCAGATGGCAAATCCCAGGTGGGAAGGTTGCTCCCTGCCGGGGTGTGGGCGGTGAGGCTGGCAGACAGAGCTAAGACCGCAGCCCTCGGGGCCGGAGGACACTGGCCAGCCTGGCCCCGGCCTCATACTCTGGGAGCGGGGCTCTCGGCCGCCCTTGCGGTGGACGGGCCTCGGGGGGTGAGCGGCAGTGGCAGGGAGGTGATGGGGCGGACACCCCGAGGCCCGCGGAGGTGGTGTGTGGACCGAGGTGCGGGGCAGCGGGCCTTCGGGCCGGGCGACACCCCCCAGAGCGCAGGAGAGGGTGGCCTGCAGCGCAGGCCTTGGGGGTAGCGCTGGGCAGCGGAGCAGGGGCCCGGGGTTGGTGTGGGCGTGCAGTTTGAGGGCTCAACCGGGAGCTGGGCGCAGAGGAGGTGGCCcgggccctgccccctcagcGGTGCTGTCCTGGGGGGGGACAGTGGCATTGGACCGGGAGGCCTCGGGCCGGGGAGCAGAGTGCCCGGCCTGGACTCCCTCCGGAGCAGAGCCCGGTGCGGGCGGGTGGCCGGGGCCTGGTCCCCCAACCTCGGCGTCTGCCGCCCAGCCCCTTCCGAGGCTCTGTCCTCCCAGTCCTGCCCCCAGACCTCACAGGGCCCTCGGGTCCTCCAGCCCCCCCGCCAACCCTGCTCACCCCTGGGCCCTGGTGTCTCTGTTCAGACCCCAGGCGGGTCTCGGGGGTGGAGCACCCCCGGCTCTCCGGGTCCCCACTCCCGGAGCTGCTCCTCCTTCCCGGTTCTGTGGTTCTTGGCTGCACGGCCTTGGAGACCCCCCACTCCAGTGCCCACCACTGAGAAGACCAGTGGCCAGTCAGAAGGGGCCACTCACGAGTGGGGCACAGAGGACCTCTGGGAGGGCATCGGGTCAtcctgggggctgctgggtggcctggggagggaggtccAGAGAGACCCGCTTCTCACCACCATTGCACCCCGACGGCCTGGACGGACTGGGGGCCCAGcgggctctgagcctcagtggctGGACGTGGgcacccaccccccactccaggGGCCCCTCCCGCCGCCCAGGGAACGTCAGGTCGGCCACCACCTCCTTGGCCACAGGTGGCTGGGGGAGCCAGGAGTCCAGGTGGCTGGGACGTTCCAGGGGAGGACCCAGGGTGGAGGGCAGCATCTGTGCCCTGCGAGCCCCCTGCCTGCCACCCTGGCCCTGGATAGCCCCCCAGGTCCCGCTTGGAGCTCCTCTCGGGGGGTCTGGGCAGGGAACCCTGTGGCCCCTAGACTGTTGGGGGCTCCAGCACACACATGATGGCCCGGACTCACACTCCACATCCGTTGGCCCTGCCTCCACTGAGCCCGCGCACTCCAGGTGCCGGGCCGGGCTTCAGGCCTGGGGGGGCTGAGGGGGGACACCGTCCGGCTGGGGTAGGACCTCTGGGGGGACCGGGACAGGCCGGGCACAGACCCAAGCCGGGAGGAAATCccggccctgccccagctgggccctggaggaaggaggggtgggcgTCCCCAGAGTCCTGCAGGACTCTGCCCTGccgggcaccccccaccccctcccttctcccctcactccccaccgTGGGCCGGGCCTCCTTCATGCTGAGTGACAGCCATGGCCCGGAGCTGGCCTCAGGTCAGAGCAGGACAACGGTTTGTCGGGGAGTTTGTCGCCGCCTCTGCGTCCTACTGCGTGCCAGCTCCTGCAGGGACGTCCTCTGGGCCCCTCCCGGCCGGGTCCGCCCTGTGACGGCGCTGATCCCCAGCTCTGAGCTGCCCTTGATCCCCCTGATCCCCCTCAGGCCCCGGGAGCCCCAGCGGATCTGCCCGGGGACCTGGGGTCCCCTCTGGCCGGGGCCTCCAGAGCCTGCAGCCCACCACCCTGGGGCGGCGAGAGGCAGGGGAGCCCCAGGTCCGGTGCAACCCCAGGACCGGCAGCCAAGGTGGGGCGAGGGCTGGccggcagggtgggggaggcttGGAGCCCGGCCATGCAGGCTGCCGCCGCAGAGGGCCAGCCCGCGGCCCTGAGCTTGGCGGAGAAGGCGGTGTGCAAGCTGGTGTACGgcgccccccggccccgccccctgctgctgCCCGTGGGCCTGGAGCTGTGGCTGTACGTGCAGAAGATGCGCAACCTGCGGAGGAGGAGGTGCGGGGtgccggggtgggggagagggggcgggggcccgCCCAGAGCTCAAGGGGCCATCGGAGGTTTTGGAGTAAGTGTGCTGGCCAGCAGCCCGTATCAGACCCTGCCCCCCAAGTCTGCATTCGCGATAACGCCCCGTCACGGTGCCGCCCACCCCCTTGATCTCGGGGCCCAGGCTCCCACGCTGAAACCTTTGCCCTGAGACGGATGGGGGGCCTCCCGGGGAGCGCCCAGGGTTCAGAGCCCACGTCCCTTCCACAGTCACCGGGGCAGGGGGCCGTTCACCCGGGccgcggggcaggggcaggcaggccctAAGGAAGAAGCCCCACATGTGGCCCTCAGGGCTAACCCCTGACCCCGGGCCACACAGGCCCTGCCTGAGTctggggtcccagggaccaggcccTCTGTTCGCCCCGGGGAGGGGGAACCCGGCTCCCCGGGTGGGTGCCCTGGTTCAGGGAATTGCGGCTGGACGAGGGGCCTTGCGACAGTGGGGGGCTCCACAGAAAAAATCTGTGACCTTGTGGGGCGCCGGGTGCAGCCGCTGGGGGCGCTCTGCTACCCTTGCCGGCCGCACTCGGGGTGCCCTTGTTGCTGACGGCACAGCCGCAGAGCGCGTGGCCTGCGGCCCCGCCAGAGGGGGCTTTTAAGAGTGGCTGGCAGCCCTGTCctccatgactctgtctctggAGGGAACTCATGGGGCTCCCCAGTGACTCCCGATCACTCCGTGTGTCTGACGACGCAGCGAAGGGGCCGGTGCCTCGGGCTCGGCGGGTTGCTGGGGGGTGTTTTTAGTCACTCCGAGGGTTTCCACGAGCCCCGGGACCCCGACGCAGCGGGGCTGAGACGAGGACATTGGGGGCTGGCCTGTGGCTGCCCAGGGCACAGCTGCTGCTTTTCCAGagtccccagctcctcctgctgcGGGGTGGCACCGCCGCTGAGGCCCAGgggcccccctgccctccctccccgccctcggGGCAGCCTCCAGCTTGGggtccctgtgtccccagcacatCTGTGTCTGGTGCTGACTGCCCTCCcgccccagggcaggcagggcagtggGTCAGGCCCTGAGCCCGGGGCCCACACGACCCGCTGGGGCAGCTCGGAGGAGGCTGAAACCCTGGGGAAACGTGTCGGGGCCCCCCAAAAAGGGAGGCCTAGAACCCCCAGAACCTGGGCTGCGGGGTTGGTCCCAGAGGGTCGGTCCTGGGGCAGACGCTCGCCCGACAGCTGTGCCCTGGGGACAGCTGTCCTCGGAGGCCAGGCCCCACTGCAGGGTGTGGCTCTGgaccccagggccaggggcttCTGCTCTGCTCCAAGGTGGGGGGGGGAACAAGGAGCCAGCATGGCCCCCGGCCAGGGCGTTGGGTGATCACGCAGGGCTCTGGGCTGTTGGGGTGGGGCCGGGTCTGGGGCAGGACCCGGGGGTGGGTTTCCAGGATTTGGGTTCATCTGGGGCTCGGTTGCTCCCACGGCAGCACCGTGGGGGGGCTGGCTGGCGCTTGTGGGAACAGCTGTTTCCCAGGCCTGTCCTGGCCAGCAGCCAACGTGCTTCTCAgactgggttgtggggcaggaaggggctgggggctgactGACCTTCCGCTGCGCCCCCCGTGCCCACTGAGAACTTGGAGGGTACGCCCCCCAACCAGGGTTGCAgaccgggggcggggctgggatcAGACCCTGAGCCTGTGGCCTCGGCCAGCTCACGgactctctctgagcctcggccGTTCTCCGGGGGACCAGGGCTGCCCCGGACGGCCATGCCTCTCGGGAGGGTGGTCTGCCAGCCTCGGGCGGCCCCTCCCCGGGGCGGCTGGCACTTGGGGGTCGGTCGGCAGTGTTCGGCACTCTGCCACGGCGTGCCTCAACGTCGCCCCCCAGGGGTCCTGGGCCCCGGCAGCCAGGCGGTTCAGGCACAGGCAAGCCGCACGGGTGTGCcgcccccagcacctgcctccGGGCGTTCACCCGATGACGGCTGTAGTGGTGGCTGCAGGCGTGGCACAGGCCACAGCTGGCCGGGGACCGCGGTCCACGGGGATGGCGCGGGGGCGCCCGGGTGCCCAGGTgacgccgccccctccccccacccaggatGGAGGCCTCGTGCCTGGAGCTGGCGCTGGAGGGCGAGCGCCTGTGCAAGGCCGGCGACTTCAAGGCGGGCGCGGCCTTCTTCGAGGCCGCGGTGCAGGTGGGCACGGAGGACCTGAAGACGCTGAGCGCCGTCTACAGCCAGCTGGGCAACGCCTACTTCTACCTGAAGGAGTACGCCCGGGCCCTGGAGTACCACCGGCACGACCTGCTGCTGGCCCGGTGAGCcgcgggggggaggggcacgggggtggggggtgggcaggggctgggtggcacCCCGTCGAGGGGAGCAGCAGTCACGACAGGAGCCTGGTGGCGGAGCTCTCGGGGTCCACGGGggcctgagggaggggctgggacgtGCCACTGGGAGTCCGTGTTTCAGCCGAGACACCGGCgagcatgtctgtgtgtgtgtgtgcatgtgcgtgtgtgtgtgagcacgGGCGTGGCCCAGGGTCCGTGCCCCTGTGTCTGTGGGGCAGTGTGCAGGGTGGTAGCCCCCCCCCCGGCTCCACCCGTGTTCCTGGCTGTCCCTGTCCTGTTCTCCTCTGGCCTCCGAGCCTTTGCCCGTGCTGTTTCTTGCCGGGACACCCTGGATCCGTGAGCCCCAGCATCTGCAGGGGCCTCCCCCCGCCTGGCTCAGTGAAGGGGGACCCTGAGCTGTGTGCACTGGGGTCCTTccagggccctgcccacctccccgaGACTCCCCCGAGCTCTGCTCTCAGCCCggccctttccccttccccttcctgccctgcAGGACCATCGGTGACCGCATGGGGGAGGCCAAGGCCAGCGGGAACCTGGGCAACACGCTCAAGGTCCTGGGCCGCTTCGACGAGGCTATCGTCTGCTGCCAGCGGCACCTGGACATCGCCCAGGAGCAGGGGGACAAGGTGGGCTGCCGGTCCCGGGGCTGCCGCCCCCGCCTGAGCGTGCGGCCCTGGCGGTGCCCCCCAGGTTCTTCCCTCCGGAGCCCCAGGGACAGCCCGGAGCGGGGGGCGCACCCGCTCTGCGTGCGTGTGTGCCTGGGGGGTGGTGCCCCCACCCAGCGGTCCCCGGCCGGGGGGCTCTTTGGAGTTACGGGCTCGGAGGCGCCCCAACCTCGGTGCCGCCCGCAGGTCGGGGAGGCCCGGGCCCTGTACAACATCGGGAACGTGTACCACGCCAAGGGCAAGCAGCTGTCCTGGAGCGCCGAGCAGGACCCCGGGCACCTGCCGCCGGACGTTCGAGAGACGCTGCGCAGGGCCTCCGAGTTCTACGAgtgagtggggggcgggggccgtcTGCACGGGTTCCACGGACACGCGCTGGGCCCCTGCTGCCCGCGGCACAGCGCCCACGCCTGGCCcgccacaccccccaccccgaggccccCGACTGTGTCTGCCAGGctggcccccctgccccagggcctgctgggacAGCGTCAGCTCGTCCGTGACGGAGCAGAGACACGGGGAAGCTGCTGACCAAAGCCCACTGTGGCTTTTAAAGCACGCGAGGCTGGAAAAAGGGCTGGGACGTCGGGCTGAGCCCCTGGGTGCCGGGAACTCTTCCCGCTAGAACAGAGGCTGTGCCCGAAAACTTGAgtcagggctgggggcagccccCGACCCGAGCCTGGAGCTTGGATAGCACCGAGCAGTGCCGGAGTGAACAGGCGGCCCCGGCCTGGGGGGGGTGGGTCCCCGGGCCCTGCTTCCCTCGCACCAGGAGGGCGCGGCTCTGAGGGACTCGGCCCCCAGGAGGAACCTGTCCCTGGTGAAGGAGCTGGGCGACCGGgcggcccagggcagggcctacGGCAACCTGGGCAACACCCACTACCTGCTGGGGAGCTTCGTGGAGGCCACGGCCTTCCACAAGGAGGTGAGTGGGCGGACGGacagcggggggtggggtgggggcagcgcaGGGTGGCCTGGACAGCCGCCCCGGGCTTTGTCTGGGCTCGGTCCTGGGGCTCCCGGGGCTGCTCCCTCTGGGCACACGGACCTGGGGACGGCCACCCTGGGCAGGGCGGGGTCGCTGGgccctagctgtgtgacctccgCTGTGGATCTGTGTCCTCAGCGCCTGGCCATCGCGAAGGAATTCGGGGACAAGGCAGCCGAGCGGAGAGCCTACAGCAACCTGGGGAACGCCCATGTCTTCCTGGGGCGCTTCGACGTGGCCGCCGAGTACTACAAGTGAGCCGTGCACCCCTGccagctgcgggggtgggggaggggcgcccgAGGTGGGGTGTGAGTCTGACCTCCCAGGATCCCCAGGGGCTGGGCGGATGGATGTCCCCAGCCACCCCAGATGGGCACATGGCCGGCCTTGGCTGGGGGCCTCCCGGTGCAGGGTACTGGGGGGACCCCGGGGAGGCATAGCTACCCCCATGTGGACTCAGGAGTGCTAAGGCCCTCGCGGGCTCCCGGGGTCCCTGCCTTGGGCCGGGACGCTTGCTGGGCCCCTTGCCTTCTGGCCTGTGGAGCAGTGGCACCGGGCAGAGACCGGCTCAGGGGCACCGGGTCCAGCCCTGACGCCCCGGTCAGGGCCCTGAGCCAGGTGTTGCCATCCGGGGTGCCCCACGGACAGGCAGAGACTCAGGAGGGTGAGGTGACTGGCCAGTGTGGGCAGAGCCTGGTGGGGCCTCCGTGTCTGCCCCCAGCTGTTGGGAGCTTCGGCCATCGGAGGGAGGGGACGCAGCCAGGCCCCACAGACACCCCGGGGAGGGGGGTCCTGGGGCTGGAGGCCTCCGGGCGGGGGCTGCTGCCCCCACTGCTCGCTGTGCACCCCCGGACCGGAGCCGCCCCCCCCCGCAGGAAGACGCTGCAGCTGTCCCGGCAGCTGAGGGACGCGGCCGTGGAGGCGCAGGCCTGCTACAGCCTGGGCAACACCTACACGCTGCTGCAGGACCACGAGCGCGCCGCCGAGTACCACCTGCGGCACCTGCTCATCGCCCAGGAGCTGGCCGACAGGTGCGCGCGCCGGGGCGTGGGGCGGGCGGACGCTGACCCTGCCCcctgccgccaccaccaccccGGAGGGCCCTTGGCAGTCCCTGCAGGCCAAATCGCAAGCTGGTGACAGAGGCTGAGGCCAGGGCTCGAGGCCCTGCTCTGCCGCCGACCTCCAAGTGGCCCTGAGCGTGGGGGCCCCGCCTGGGCCCCAACTTCCGTCGGTGGGCCACACCGCCCGCTGCGTGGgactggcggggtggggggggctggtgGGCGCTGAGATGGCTGCTCGCACTGACCCCTGGCACAAGCTGGTCCAGAGGTCGCATCCCAGCTGCCTGGTTCATCAGCCCTGTaagtccccaccccacacctgtgtAAAATGAAATATCAGTCTCTGGAGAGGCAGGCAACCTGAGGAGTCCTCAGCACGCTGCCCTGCACACCGGTCTGGGGGGGGGCGTGGCCGGAGCAGGGGGCTCAGAGCCGCAGGCCATGGGCTCTCACGGGGGGCGAAGAGGAGGGCTGTCCTGAAGTCACCGGCCAGGAGGCACTGTTCCCCACGGGCGGTGGGACGCCTGGGGACGGGGGGTGGCGATGGTCAGATTGTGAGTGCAGGCGCTGCCCCCGAACCGCGTGCCCTAGAACGGCTGCGCTTGCGTTAGGCGATCTCCACCCCAACCAGAAAAATTCATGACCCGGGGGACGAGGGCCATCCCTGTCCCCAAGGTGAGGAGGAAGCTGTAGGGGTGAGAGCCTGGCTGGCCACTAGGGGGCGAGAGAGGCCACTGGGAACCCTGGCAGCCCCAGTCTGTGCCTGGGGTGCCAATGCCACTCCGTGGCAGGccggccctccccagcccccctgtGGCCCCACTTCCTCTGTCCCCCCACGACCTTCCTCTGTCTTTTCCACTCCTGTCCCGCGCTGGGCCTGACCACCTGGAGGCTGGGGGCTTGGCTTGGCCGGGCTGGCGGGCAGGCCGGTGGGTCTGGGCGAGCAGACGTGACCTCGGTTTCTCTCCCTGGCAGAGTGGGCGAGGCCCGGGCCTGCTGGAGCCTGGGGAACGCCTACGTGTCCATGGGGAGCCCGGCGCAGGCCCTGACCTTCGCCAGGAAGCACCTGGAGATCTCCCAGGAGGTGAGTCTTGCCTGTCCCCCTCGGCCCCGGCCGGCGTTGGCGGCCGCCAGCACTGCCCAACCTGCTCCGGGCTGGCCGGGCGCCTGGAGTGCTCCGGGCTGCTCCCGGGCCGTCCCTGTGTTCTCTCCggtctcctgctgctgcaggtcattggggggggggggggggaagccggGGGCCTGTGTGCTGCCCCTGCGCTGTGGGTGCCCTGCTGGCCGCCCGCAGCCGGGTCCTTCTGTCCCCAGAGGAACTGGCCGGGCCGAGCCTCGGGGATGCCCGAGCTCACCACCCAGGGTGGCAGTGACCTGCCAGAGGCAGCCAGAGGTGCTCCCCACAGCCTCTTCCCCTGGAAGCGCCCCCTCCCCGCAGCAGCCAGACGCCTtcctggggagggtgggcagggtctCCGAGGCAGAGCCCTCCGGCTGCGGCCAGGGCAGCCCCTGGTCGGGAACTGCAGGGCTGCGCGGTGAAGTCTgggtccccagctcctggcctgaCCTTTCCTGACCTCCCCCCTTCCTGATCCTTGACCCACCCTCCCCACGCCCAAGGAGCAGCACCCGCAGCAGGGCCACGTCACCTCCCCCCAGCACACTCCCAGTGCCCCCCGGATCCCACCACAGCCCTGTGTccatgggtgggtgggggccacAGGTGcccaggtggaggagggaggggcaggagagcccGGGTCGGGGAGGGCCAGGCCTGGACAGCCCCCCTCGGGGGGTCGGCAGGGCAGCCCCTTGTCTGTCTGAGCACGGGCAGGGGTGCGGCAGGCCCCTGGGGCTCCGTGCAGAAGTCCTGCCGGCCTGCCCGTCCTCTGGCCTGCTCCCGGGCGGTGCACTCCCCCTCTGCTCCGAGCCGGGAGCCCTGGGCCTCTGCTCCGAGCCGGGAGCCGGGAGCTGTTGGCagaggggggcggcggggggtaGGAGCTGGGAGCCTGGCAGGCACCTGAGGGGTGGACCCCAGAGAGGTGGCGGCCTGACCAAGCAGGAAGGTGCCCAGGAGGGAGGGCCCCGCTccgcccagggcctggctgctcGAGGCCCCGAGCCTTCtaggggggtgcgggggtggtCTGGGTGTGTGCCACTCCCACCTGGAGACAGACCCCCAGCCTCACCTCTGGGTGCGGTGAGGCCCGGTTCCCTGGGAGCCAGCCCCACGGAGCGCCTCCCATCCCGCCCTCCCGCTGACCAGCCCCTGCCCGGCCGCAGATTGGGGACCGGAACGGGGAGCTCACGGCCCGCATGAACGTGGCGCAGCTGCAGCTGGTGCTGGGCCGGCTGACCAGCCCGGCGGCCGCCGAGAAACCAGACCTGGCCGGCTACGAGGCCCAGGGTGAGTTCcccggctgggggcagggagccggTTCCCCGGGGGCTCGGACCGAGGTGGGGATGCTGGGCCTCGGGTCAGGCATGTGCCAGGAGAGCCG
This sequence is a window from Phyllostomus discolor isolate MPI-MPIP mPhyDis1 chromosome 3, mPhyDis1.pri.v3, whole genome shotgun sequence. Protein-coding genes within it:
- the GPSM1 gene encoding G-protein-signaling modulator 1 isoform X3; protein product: MAGPAPPAADELPGPARRLYSRMEASCLELALEGERLCKAGDFKAGAAFFEAAVQVGTEDLKTLSAVYSQLGNAYFYLKEYARALEYHRHDLLLARTIGDRMGEAKASGNLGNTLKVLGRFDEAIVCCQRHLDIAQEQGDKVGEARALYNIGNVYHAKGKQLSWSAEQDPGHLPPDVRETLRRASEFYERNLSLVKELGDRAAQGRAYGNLGNTHYLLGSFVEATAFHKERLAIAKEFGDKAAERRAYSNLGNAHVFLGRFDVAAEYYKKTLQLSRQLRDAAVEAQACYSLGNTYTLLQDHERAAEYHLRHLLIAQELADRVGEARACWSLGNAYVSMGSPAQALTFARKHLEISQEIGDRNGELTARMNVAQLQLVLGRLTSPAAAEKPDLAGYEAQGARPKRTQRLSAETWDLLRLPPEREQNGDSHHSGDWRGPGRDLLPLPMRSRKYQEGPDAAERRPREGGHSPLDSADVRVQVPRTSVPRAPSSDEECFFDLLSKFQRSRMDDQRCPLEEGQPGAAEATASPALEERVARPPLTASPQTEELFDLIASSQSRRLDDQRASVGGLPGLRVTRNNLGHLRGDGDPQEPGDEFFNMLIKCQRTGRRGPRWALGAPKPAPTESPQAPRPHARRLLARLLQTLRRSPPTSSAPAAHQRRPRPRRGPRGAPGTSASGSCSPPPRPKGP
- the GPSM1 gene encoding G-protein-signaling modulator 1 isoform X1 gives rise to the protein MQAAAAEGQPAALSLAEKAVCKLVYGAPRPRPLLLPVGLELWLYVQKMRNLRRRRMEASCLELALEGERLCKAGDFKAGAAFFEAAVQVGTEDLKTLSAVYSQLGNAYFYLKEYARALEYHRHDLLLARTIGDRMGEAKASGNLGNTLKVLGRFDEAIVCCQRHLDIAQEQGDKVGEARALYNIGNVYHAKGKQLSWSAEQDPGHLPPDVRETLRRASEFYERNLSLVKELGDRAAQGRAYGNLGNTHYLLGSFVEATAFHKERLAIAKEFGDKAAERRAYSNLGNAHVFLGRFDVAAEYYKKTLQLSRQLRDAAVEAQACYSLGNTYTLLQDHERAAEYHLRHLLIAQELADRVGEARACWSLGNAYVSMGSPAQALTFARKHLEISQEIGDRNGELTARMNVAQLQLVLGRLTSPAAAEKPDLAGYEAQGARPKRTQRLSAETWDLLRLPPEREQNGDSHHSGDWRGPGRDLLPLPMRSRKYQEGPDAAERRPREGGHSPLDSADVRVQVPRTSVPRAPSSDEECFFDLLSKFQRSRMDDQRCPLEEGQPGAAEATASPALEERVARPPLTASPQTEELFDLIASSQSRRLDDQRASVGGLPGLRVTRNNLGHLRGDGDPQEPGDEFFNMLIKCQRTGRRGPRWALGAPKPAPTESPQAPRPHARRLLARLLQTLRRSPPTSSAPAAHQRRPRPRRGPRGAPGTSASGSCSPPPRPKGP
- the GPSM1 gene encoding G-protein-signaling modulator 1 isoform X5, which gives rise to MEASCLELALEGERLCKAGDFKAGAAFFEAAVQVGTEDLKTLSAVYSQLGNAYFYLKEYARALEYHRHDLLLARTIGDRMGEAKASGNLGNTLKVLGRFDEAIVCCQRHLDIAQEQGDKVGEARALYNIGNVYHAKGKQLSWSAEQDPGHLPPDVRETLRRASEFYERNLSLVKELGDRAAQGRAYGNLGNTHYLLGSFVEATAFHKERLAIAKEFGDKAAERRAYSNLGNAHVFLGRFDVAAEYYKKTLQLSRQLRDAAVEAQACYSLGNTYTLLQDHERAAEYHLRHLLIAQELADRVGEARACWSLGNAYVSMGSPAQALTFARKHLEISQEIGDRNGELTARMNVAQLQLVLGRLTSPAAAEKPDLAGYEAQGARPKRTQRLSAETWDLLRLPPEREQNGDSHHSGDWRGPGRDLLPLPMRSRKYQEGPDAAERRPREGGHSPLDSADVRVQVPRTSVPRAPSSDEECFFDLLSKFQRSRMDDQRCPLEEGQPGAAEATASPALEERVARPPLTASPQTEELFDLIASSQSRRLDDQRASVGGLPGLRVTRNNLGHLRGDGDPQEPGDEFFNMLIKCQRTGRRGPRWALGAPKPAPTESPQAPRPHARRLLARLLQTLRRSPPTSSAPAAHQRRPRPRRGPRGAPGTSASGSCSPPPRPKGP
- the GPSM1 gene encoding G-protein-signaling modulator 1 isoform X4, producing the protein MAGPAPPAADELPGPARRLYSRMEASCLELALEGERLCKAGDFKAGAAFFEAAVQVGTEDLKTLSAVYSQLGNAYFYLKEYARALEYHRHDLLLARTIGDRMGEAKASGNLGNTLKVLGRFDEAIVCCQRHLDIAQEQGDKVGEARALYNIGNVYHAKGKQLSWSAEQDPGHLPPDVRETLRRASEFYERNLSLVKELGDRAAQGRAYGNLGNTHYLLGSFVEATAFHKERLAIAKEFGDKAAERRAYSNLGNAHVFLGRFDVAAEYYKKTLQLSRQLRDAAVEAQACYSLGNTYTLLQDHERAAEYHLRHLLIAQELADRVGEARACWSLGNAYVSMGSPAQALTFARKHLEISQEIGDRNGELTARMNVAQLQLVLGRLTSPAAAEKPDLAGYEAQGARPKRTQRLSAETWDLLRLPPEREQNGDSHHSGDWRGPGRDLLPLPMRSRKYQEGPDAAERRPREGGHSPLDSADVRVQVPRTSVPRAPSSDEECFFDLLSKFQRSRMDDQRCPLEEGQPGAAEATASPALEERVARPPLTASPQTEELFDLIASSQSRRLDDQRASVGGLPGLRVTRNNLGHLRGDGDPQEPGDEFFNMLIKCQSSRIDDQRCPPPDGLPRGPTMPDEDFFSLIQRVQAKRMDEQRVDLAGSPEQEAGGPPEQRPQCQPGTG
- the GPSM1 gene encoding G-protein-signaling modulator 1 isoform X2 gives rise to the protein MQAAAAEGQPAALSLAEKAVCKLVYGAPRPRPLLLPVGLELWLYVQKMRNLRRRRMEASCLELALEGERLCKAGDFKAGAAFFEAAVQVGTEDLKTLSAVYSQLGNAYFYLKEYARALEYHRHDLLLARTIGDRMGEAKASGNLGNTLKVLGRFDEAIVCCQRHLDIAQEQGDKVGEARALYNIGNVYHAKGKQLSWSAEQDPGHLPPDVRETLRRASEFYERNLSLVKELGDRAAQGRAYGNLGNTHYLLGSFVEATAFHKERLAIAKEFGDKAAERRAYSNLGNAHVFLGRFDVAAEYYKKTLQLSRQLRDAAVEAQACYSLGNTYTLLQDHERAAEYHLRHLLIAQELADRVGEARACWSLGNAYVSMGSPAQALTFARKHLEISQEIGDRNGELTARMNVAQLQLVLGRLTSPAAAEKPDLAGYEAQGARPKRTQRLSAETWDLLRLPPEREQNGDSHHSGDWRGPGRDLLPLPMRSRKYQEGPDAAERRPREGGHSPLDSADVRVQVPRTSVPRAPSSDEECFFDLLSKFQRSRMDDQRCPLEEGQPGAAEATASPALEERVARPPLTASPQTEELFDLIASSQSRRLDDQRASVGGLPGLRVTRNNLGHLRGDGDPQEPGDEFFNMLIKCQSSRIDDQRCPPPDGLPRGPTMPDEDFFSLIQRVQAKRMDEQRVDLAGSPEQEAGGPPEQRPQCQPGTG